TAATTCGGCACGTAACAAGTTCCTTTGGTGCCATTTCAGTTCCCCTCAGCGACAACCGAAGCGTAACCTACTATGTTTTCACAGGAAAGAGCACCCCAGAATCGACTATCCCACGAATTTTCAAGATTATCTCCCATGACAAAAAAGCTCTCATCATCCAACTTCACAGACTTAAACGTCCCATAATCTGCCACTGAATCAAGCGAGACTATTTCACTACTGTCCAGCTTAACTCCATCTATTAGAATCTCTTTATTTTCAACTTCGACCTTCTCTCCTGGGAGTCCCCAAACACGCATGACAAAATACCTTTCCTCGTCCGTAGTGGGGTCGAAAAATAGAATAAGGTCGTATCTTTCAATTTCACTACATCTGCCGTCAATAGGTACAACACTAAGCTTGTCTCCATCTTGAATAGTTGGAGACATGGTAGAGCCGATGTTTTCGTAAACTCGACTTTCAGAGCAACCAAACAATAGCAGGCTACAAAGTAAAATCAGGTAATTATTCATCAGTATTTGCCAGTTTGAGGAGTGCCTTGAGGTTGCCCGCATTCTGCATTGCAACCGACAGTCCAATTCCATCGAGAATAGTCACCAAGTTCAGGGCGATAGACTCCAGAATACACCGTGAGTTCACAGTGCTTCGTAGCACAATTAGCTTTGCAGTGCTCCTTTAAATCTTCAAAGTCACCTCCGACCGGGGAATTCTCAATATCGCCAGGACAATGCAAACCATTGCCGATTGAATCTACGCAATAATGCGAGCGATCAGAATAGCCTTTCTCATATCCACCAATGGGTGTTTGTTTAAAAACAAGATCACTAGGCTTAACAGGCTTTGGCAGTTTCTTCGGCAATTTTATTAGTCCAAGATAGTCTACAAAATCGATAGGATTATTATCAATGAACGCATAATCGTTCTTGCTATAAAACCACTCCTGAAGAGTTTTCTCAGATTCTGAATCGAAGGAAGAAGCCCCCACTAATCCATAGAAAAACCCATACTCCTCAATCGGATCTCTGGATGGCCACCTGCCAGTTTCTGCATCATAATATCTAAAGCCGTAATAATTAACACCTGACGCAAGATCGTAGTCGCATGGTCGTTTTCCCCCGATGCGGTTGCGGGTTGCGGGGCGATTCTCCCCGACGCAATCGGCATCTTGGCAAAAAAAATCCCCGACGCGGTTTTTTGACCGTGTGGGGGTTTTGCTCGGAGCGTAAACTATGTTTAGGGCGACCATTTCGGGAGTTCGCTAACGCTAGCAACTAAAGCGGCTAAAGGAAGGAAAATCTATCCCCTCGGGATAAAGCGAACCGGATTCATTCGGGCGTTATAAACGCGCACGATCAGCAACAGCTCTTTATCGGCCAGATACTCGTAAAGGATATGCGTATGGAAGCGTTTCTCATAAAAGCGGCGAAGCTCGCGTTTCTTCGATACTTTTACGTAGCCATTCGGCGAGAGAGTGACCGAACGGATTGCGGCACCGAGTTCCTTAGCAAACTCCTGTTCGAGTCCGGGTTCTTGCTCCCTCCAAAATTCAAACTCCCGTCGCGCATCGGCAACGGCCTCATCAAGATACCGGATTTGCATGCCCTAGCTTTCGCAGATCATGCGCATCGCCTCGTCATGCGAGACGGTGCCAGTTAAGCCATTATCGAGGTCTTCAAGACGCTGCTCAGCTATACGCACTTGCTCCTCGTGGAAGCGTTCTTCCTGCACCTGATGCAGGTGTGCGATCACCTTGGACTGCTCCTCAGCAGTCAGGGCGTCGATCTCTTCGATGACTTGGGCGACATTCATATTCTCTAACATGGCGATATTTTCGGATTTTTCAAGTTCCCTTTGTCTGCGCGTTCGGGTGGGTCTTATTGTAGACCTCGCGCAAGTATTGGATGCTCACTTCGGTGTAAATATGGGGCGTGTCGAGCCGGGCATGTCCGAGCATTTGCTGGATGCTTCGCAAGTCCGCGCCGTTCTCCATAATGTGCGTGGCGCAGCTGTGCCGTAGCAAGTGACACGCGCCTTTCTTTTGGATCCCTGCCGCTTTAAGCATCCAATTTCAAAAGGGGGCATTTCGTAAATTCATAAATAAAATCCTGATACTCTTTGGTCTTACCCAGTTTGACCCTATCCAGACTTCCGACATGTATGCTTACGGCCTGAGGGACTCCCATGTTCAGTTCTCGAGCGATCCACACATTCGTCGCGGAACTGCGCTGTTTCAACATGCTCGCGATCCAAACTTTCCAGCATGCAGATTTTCGATCATTCGTGATATTGGCAATCTCCTTGCCCAAGATCTTCAACCCCCGATTCAGCATCGCTTCCCATTGTAACTCATTCGCCTGCTGCAGCTCTTTGCCTTCTAAACGAATCGCCTGATTGTTCCCATCTTTAAGCAAGCCCTCGGTTTCGAGCAATTTACGTTTAAAGTCCTTAGTGCCCAAAGCCCACCCATGGCACATTTTCTCAAAGGCCATTTCTTTTTGAGCAGGCGTATTGGTTGAGAGCCATTGTAAACAATCAGCATACTTCCTACGACCGGCAGGCGTGTCACGAAGCCCGCCCGCAGAATCCAGCGAACCTGAGAGATCCAGAAACGAAGGCCGCTTGCGCGGATACTGCAAATACCAATAGCTCGACCAACGGTAATTCTGAAGCTCCTCTACGGTGCACATTTTCGCCCGAACCGGGTTCAAATGCACGTAATGCTGCAACGCTCCCAAATGACTATCCTCCTCGACGATCAGACTCTTGTATCGCCCCTGACGGAGCACGAAAGTGCGTAGATGGCGTAAGCCCGCGTTGCGGGTGAGTCAAGCGGGTGCCCCTAGGGCAGCTTGACGAGCAAACAGCTTGCCGTGGACTTTTCGAAAACGGTGGTAGCGGTTCGCGAAAGTAGCCTGTAACCACTGTTCCGGTCTGCTACGCAGCCGGTCTTGTCGGCCATAGGCCTCTGAACATTCCATACACCAAGTTTCCATTTGGCGTGCGTATAACCAGATGAAAATGATTCGTCATCACGCAAAAACCTTCAAGGACCCAACCGCACTTCTCACAGGCCTCAAATAAGCAACGCTCAAAAGTCTCATGCACACCATCATTGATGAGCAAATCCTGCCGATAATTACCACGATTGATCACATGGTAGACCCCGCCACTACGCTCGATTCGCAAACTCCGTGCCATAACAAATCAGACCATCTAAAGTCGCTGAACCAGCCAACCACAAAGGTAATGAAACGCCCCCTTTTCCCCTCTCTGGGCCTAAAGAAATACCACTTTTTATCTTGATACTCTGACCCATTTTTTTCCGGAATGACCCATTTTTTTCTGGCCCCTCTCGTGATGAGTAGCGGCTTGCTAGGTGATTGTTCGACTGATCAGGGTGTTCGTCTTATTCGACTACGGGCGGGTGTTTGCTTTTCTGATCAGAACCTTTCAGGTGATCGTAAAAATGATCTAATGACATTGTTTTCCATAACTTGGTATCAACATCAGAGAACATCTTTATCTTGTTTGCTCGTTCACGAAAAGTTTCTTTCCCCTTAATTGTCCCATACACTGACAAAACATCTAGTTCGTAATTAGTTAGAATCGTTCTGAGTAATAGGCCATACTTATCTATGAGCTTTGGATCATTCGTGTAGTCAAACAATAGCCCTAAAGCACATTCAATCGAGTTAATTATGCTTTGGACCATATAGTCATTCTTTGTGAAGAATGCGTCCGCGATTTCTGTAATTTTTCCATGCTCAATTGTTTTGTTTTCACTAACGCATTCAGAGATTGAGAAGTCCCAATTTTCCGAAGTGGTCCTTTTTTACCAGCGAACAGTGCATGAGATACCGACTTCATTGGTTGGTCTCCGTCGTGGTGCTGACCAAACTGTTTGAATGGTAGCACATATTGTCGACTTTGTGCTATGATATCTAAAACGCTGAAGAACGTCTTTTCAAAGCCATCGTGCTTTATTGATTCTCCGATTTCGGAAATTTCCTTATTCTGAAGATATACAGAGATGACTACCAAAATCAACGCTGCCCCTGAGAACAACGAATTCCAGAAACCGAAAGCATCCCCCCATTGACCAAACTCTTCTGCTTTATAACCAGCAATACCCATCGGAAACAGGATCGACCAATAGAGCCCAGAAATGACGAACACGAAAACGTATAGAAACAGAAGTGCTTTTGCTGCCTTATACCGCTTGGGATACTTCGATTTTAATTCATCGCGAATTTTACTGATGCTATCCATTTAATTGAATCGTTGAAGTTTGCTATTTGCCCCATCCATCACCTAGAGGTCAATCGGCAGTTCGTAATGTTTGACGGTATGAGCAGCCTCATCTTTTGATAGCTGCTGAAGGATCACACGCAAACTGTTTTATCAAGAATGGTTAGGGGGAGTTCTGCAGTGTCCCTAAATTCCAAGTTTATAAACTTTTAGTGAATAACTTCTGCTTGCTGAAACTTAAATCGTTATCTTTATTGTAATTCATGGCAGATACCTCCCAAAAAAAGAATTTAAACGCCGAAGAGTTGAGAGAAGTATATCGAAACGTGGTGAAGGATGCGATTCGTGAACTCATTGAAACTAAGCACCTTTATCAAAGTCTTTCACTTGATGAAAAGTGGACAATGCCACAGGGTCAGTCCACGTTTTCTTGATTGACAATGCCACAGGGTCAGTCCACGTTTTCTTGATTAACAAGAATCCTCCAAGGCGTTTCTGCCGGACGGACAATGCCACAGGGTCAGTCCACGTTTTCTTAATTAACAAGAATCCTCCAAGGCGTTTCTGCCTGATGAGTCTGCTTTCGGTGGCGACTGATTTGACTACTCAATGAGTTGGGAGTGCCCATAGACAGGTTCTCACTCAACCATCCATTCGGTACTAAATGTTGCTCTCTCAGATAGCGTGCGAGAGAGACTTTCCAAAGAGCTCCTTTTTTGTCCGAAATCAGATCCTTCGGAGTCTTCCCCAAATGCTTCAAATTCTTTTTGACGAGACTCTCCCAAAATGGCTCACGCATTCCCTTCGCTTCCGATTCCACCACCCGCTTGAACGATTCCTCGGCATGGTCTTTGAGAATCGATTTCTTAAATTCGACACTTCCTTTAGCCCAACCACGGCACATCTCTTCAAAGCCCATTCGCGTTTGCTCCGAGTCATCACTACACAACCAGCCGAGGTAGTCGCGATACAATCGACGACCACGCGGCGTATCCGCCAACCCACCGGCGGCGTCCAGGCAGCATTCAAAGTCGCTAAAGCTCCAGCGTTTCTTCATATGCCAAAGCTGGCTAAAACTAGATGCCTCGTATTTTTGTAAATCTGCAACATCCACCAAACCGGCTCGAACCGGATTCAGATGAATGTAATGAGCCACCGGGCCTATCGCATCAGCATCCAAAAGAATTGCCTGATAACGCCCCTGGAAAACATGCCCATGGGCTTTACGAAAACGATTGAAACGGTTCGCGAAAGTGCTCTGTAGCCACTTCATCCCTTCGACTAGATTCGGTTCGGGTGTCTCAATCAGTAGATGATAATGATTACTCATTAAGCACCAACTGTGAAGCCGCCAACCCATCGCCCGACAACACATACTTAAGCATTCTAGGAAACTCACACGAGCTCCGGCGGATTCGAAAATCCAACTACGATAGTTCCCGCGGTTGATCACATGATAAAATGCGCCTGCATATTCGATCCGGACTTTGCGTGCCATTCTCAATACCATAAACTAACAACATGGAACCATCAACAGTAAATCAAGAAAACGTGGACTGACCCCGTCGTTTGCCCAAGAAAACGTGGACTGACCCCGTCATTTGCCCCGTCATTTGCCGACCCCGTCATTTGCCGGACAAGTCCAGCCCCCACAAGTAAGAGACTTGAGAGCTGAGAGCTGAGCTTCTAGGATTAGATTCCAGCCATCGTAGGTGTAGGCGAGACTTGAGGTTTGAGACCAGAGACCTGAGTTGTAGGTTTCGACGGTTTTGCTGACTCTGCGGCCTTGGTAGTCGTAGGTGAAGCTTAGCTTGGTGGCGCCTTCCTGCGGGTTGAGGGGTGCGATGCTGACTAGGCGGCTTTCGCCATTCCAGGTGTAGCTGTAGTTGCTGTCTTGCGCTAAGTTGCCATCCTGATCGTAAGAAGGCTGAGAGCTTAGGCCTGCAAGCTGAATGTCGGTGTATTGATTGAGGCTGTCGGCTTCGTAGGTAGTGGTGGCGGGCGCATTGGCGGCAGCCTGGAAGCTGGTGCTAGTTTCGCGGTTGCCGATGTCGTCGAAGGTGTAAGCGAAGGTATCGTTGACGATCGGAGTGAGAAGGCTGTCGGGATTGAGGCCTTCGTAGCGGTCGGCTGCGGTGACTTCGCCTTTGGCGTTGTAGCTGTAATCGAAGACGCTGCCGGTGGCGGTCGGGCTGGCGACGTCGAGGGCGTAGGCGGTGCCGCTTTGGGTGACGTCTTTGCGTTGACCGAGCTGGTTGTAGCGGTAGTCGTGGCGAGCGACGACGTCGGGGGCGTTGAGCGCGTAGGAGGACGGAAGATGCGAATCGGGAGATTCGCGGTCCCGGGTGTGGTTGATCAGGCTGCGGACTTGGTTGCCGCGCGGTTGGTAATCGTGGAGCGCGGTATGCGCAGGGGCTTCGATTCGGTCGATCTGACTGCTGTCTGTTCTATACACATACGTGTATAAGGAGTTTGAAGCTAGGAGTTCGGTATTTGAAGTGACTGCGGGGTCGACGGGGGCGAGGTGTTGGAGGCGGCCGGCGTTGTCGTAGCCGTAGGTGACGGCGGCGAGAACGGGCGTTTGTCCGGATTCGGTGAGAGTGTAGCCTCTGTAGCGACCGAGCACTTGCCCCGCCTCACTGCTTTGATGGCTGCGGGTGAGTGTTAGAGGGGCCACTAGTGTCCAAAACAGGTTTTGAAAAATAGTGGGCCAAGGCATGATCTTTATATTTTGCGATTGACCCCTGGATGGGCCACACACCCGTAAAGATCCATCAGCCTCGCGTCTACCTGAATTGGAAATTAAGCAAGACTCTTGATCATCATCCAGACCGCCATCGCCATCATCATGAAATTTTCGGTCAATGAGATGAAGCCCAGTGGCACGTCGCTGCCGCCCCCGACACAGGCGCACTTCAAATCACGCTTCTCGATGTAGACTGCCTTGATGATCGAGATCGCACCAATTGTCGTGGCGACCAAGACAATCGGTGCCACTACCCATGTGAGCCCGCCGGCGATCATCAGGATGCCGCCAATGGTTTCGATGTAAGCGTAGATGGCCGCATAGGGCACGTAGTGGCGAGCCAGCAGATCGTATTGGACGAAACCGTTTTCGTAAGACTGCACATCACGCAGTTTCTGAATGCCGAGTGCACACATACTAAACGCGATAAATAGCTCTGCCACGCGAATGAGCTCGAGTGCTCCAAGCGAAACCCAAGTCGTCGCCAAGGCCATGCCGAGTGCGACTGCGAAAATGGCGACAACCGGTCGATAAGTCGTCCCCTCTTTGGGATCGGGGCCGAGCCCGAGCTGTTTGCGTAGCGCGTCGTAGCCGCCGATGTGCTCGCCCTCGATATAGATTTGTGGCGTCTCATCCACAGCGTGTTCTTCTTTATACTGCTTGTTGGCATCCATCGACTCAAGGTGTTGGTCGTCCACCTCATAACCATTACGTTTCAATAAATCCAAAGCTTTGATGCCCCAAGGGCACAAGTGGTCGGGCGTGACCATTCGGTAAATTGTCGCTTTCTTCTCCATAAGTCTGGTCCAGTTAGAATTAATGATCGTGCGTCCGGCATGATTCACACGGCTTCCACGCTGCAAATCGCAAGGAAAGTAGCCTGATTAGACGGCCCCTGTCATGGACTCAGGAATCATGCCAATAGATCCGACAATTCTTCGCGTAATAATTTCCGCGCGCGATAGATTCTGGTTTCCACCGTCTTACGGCTGGTCTGCAGAACCTCCGCACAGGCATCGTATGAGTTGTCCTCCAAGACGCAAAAGATGAAAGGAAACTTCAGCTTATGAGGCAGCGCAAAGATCGCCGCGTTTACCTTGGAGAGCGATTCGCTGGAGACCGCCGCTTCCTCTGGATTGCTTAGACTGGAGGCGATCGTATCCCCCCGCTGAATATTTGTGCGATCGTCGAGATCGACATCCAGCGACAAGTCGCCCTGACGTTTACGATTTCGTCGAATGAAATCCCGGCACAAGTTACCCGCTATCGCAAAGATCCAAGTGATCACCTTAGCATTGGGACGAAAGCGACTCGCATTCTGATACACTCGGAAAAAAGTTTGCTCCGTCAACTCGGCCGCATCGGCCTCATTATTGACATAGCGATAGACAAAGCGAAACAGCGCCTCCCGGTGCCGCGACATCAATTCCCTGAGCCCCGCTTCGTCTCCTGATTGGATTTTTTGCAATGACGCGTAGTCTGCATCTTTTACAGCCATTCACACAATCACTCCGGCTGACTCAGTGCTTGCACCGCAAGTTCACGTAGCTTGTCCTGCTTCTTAGGCGGCAATACGCTCAACATGTCATAATAGTGCTGAATCGATAACTCCTGCAGCTGTCCATGCACCTCATGAAT
The nucleotide sequence above comes from Coraliomargarita algicola. Encoded proteins:
- the lepB gene encoding signal peptidase I, which produces MELDCRLQCRMRATSRHSSNWQILMNNYLILLCSLLLFGCSESRVYENIGSTMSPTIQDGDKLSVVPIDGRCSEIERYDLILFFDPTTDEERYFVMRVWGLPGEKVEVENKEILIDGVKLDSSEIVSLDSVADYGTFKSVKLDDESFFVMGDNLENSWDSRFWGALSCENIVGYASVVAEGN
- a CDS encoding RHS repeat-associated core domain-containing protein, producing MVALNIVYAPSKTPTRSKNRVGDFFCQDADCVGENRPATRNRIGGKRPCDYDLASGVNYYGFRYYDAETGRWPSRDPIEEYGFFYGLVGASSFDSESEKTLQEWFYSKNDYAFIDNNPIDFVDYLGLIKLPKKLPKPVKPSDLVFKQTPIGGYEKGYSDRSHYCVDSIGNGLHCPGDIENSPVGGDFEDLKEHCKANCATKHCELTVYSGVYRPELGDYSRWNWTVGCNAECGQPQGTPQTGKY
- a CDS encoding type II toxin-antitoxin system RelE/ParE family toxin; translated protein: MQIRYLDEAVADARREFEFWREQEPGLEQEFAKELGAAIRSVTLSPNGYVKVSKKRELRRFYEKRFHTHILYEYLADKELLLIVRVYNARMNPVRFIPRG
- a CDS encoding tyrosine-type recombinase/integrase — its product is MLKAAGIQKKGACHLLRHSCATHIMENGADLRSIQQMLGHARLDTPHIYTEVSIQYLREVYNKTHPNAQTKGT
- a CDS encoding transposase yields the protein MARSLRIERSGGVYHVINRGNYRQDLLINDGVHETFERCLFEACEKCGWVLEGFCVMTNHFHLVIRTPNGNLVYGMFRGLWPTRPAA
- a CDS encoding transposase, which produces MARKVRIEYAGAFYHVINRGNYRSWIFESAGARVSFLECLSMCCRAMGWRLHSWCLMSNHYHLLIETPEPNLVEGMKWLQSTFANRFNRFRKAHGHVFQGRYQAILLDADAIGPVAHYIHLNPVRAGLVDVADLQKYEASSFSQLWHMKKRWSFSDFECCLDAAGGLADTPRGRRLYRDYLGWLCSDDSEQTRMGFEEMCRGWAKGSVEFKKSILKDHAEESFKRVVESEAKGMREPFWESLVKKNLKHLGKTPKDLISDKKGALWKVSLARYLREQHLVPNGWLSENLSMGTPNSLSSQISRHRKQTHQAETPWRILVN
- a CDS encoding glutaredoxin, giving the protein MEKKATIYRMVTPDHLCPWGIKALDLLKRNGYEVDDQHLESMDANKQYKEEHAVDETPQIYIEGEHIGGYDALRKQLGLGPDPKEGTTYRPVVAIFAVALGMALATTWVSLGALELIRVAELFIAFSMCALGIQKLRDVQSYENGFVQYDLLARHYVPYAAIYAYIETIGGILMIAGGLTWVVAPIVLVATTIGAISIIKAVYIEKRDLKCACVGGGSDVPLGFISLTENFMMMAMAVWMMIKSLA
- a CDS encoding RNA polymerase sigma factor codes for the protein MAVKDADYASLQKIQSGDEAGLRELMSRHREALFRFVYRYVNNEADAAELTEQTFFRVYQNASRFRPNAKVITWIFAIAGNLCRDFIRRNRKRQGDLSLDVDLDDRTNIQRGDTIASSLSNPEEAAVSSESLSKVNAAIFALPHKLKFPFIFCVLEDNSYDACAEVLQTSRKTVETRIYRARKLLREELSDLLA